The genomic stretch actcgcaattgcgagctcgcatttgcgaaaaaccccgcatttgcgaagactggcTGGATAGgaaaccttcgcatttgcgaagcttatgtcgcaaatgcgaccttgacAGGCACCACAATTGCGAACACTGTTCGCATATTTGCAAAGAAAGCAGACATAGGCCatcattcgcaattgcgaagctttggccgcaattgcgagttcgcatttgcgaaccagacttcgcaattgcgatatctgcgCCTGTGTAAATCATGACTTAGTcgaaaatctctcatttttcaaaccttctcaaaacctaaatacttttgggcgattttttaaagacaactattcttccaaatcgattgtaagtaaattctaactcgttttccttaatctttaacatcttttcacatgatttcaactaaaaatcaagggttttcatgggggaaattgggtgttttgggtagaacttaggttttttaaattttggggatttggacctcgttttgaggtccgatttcaaaataaattatatatttggggtcgtgggtgaatgagtaatcaggttttgattcgaacctctggttttgaccatgtgggcctggggtcgatttttgactttttgggaaaaactttagaaaacttattttcatgcattagaattgattcacttagcatttattgatacagttaagtaacttgtggctagatacaagcgacttggtggtggaaacaagaggtaaagcggtagttgaggcttgaattatgttcgtggcatcgagataagtgtttggtctaaccttaacttgaggattaggagttgtgttttATGTGATATGTGttaattattgagtacgacgtataggtatggtgacgagtatttatacgttggtgtcaagcatgtctgtgagtcttatactatgattaatgtgactccgatTCGTATTGtccatgctttatatgatgattccttttgttgaacaaggcttgtggaagtattattgataattgaacgttgaagagtgttggctcaagttgtaaaataatttgtggaagtattattggcaattgaacattttagagcattggctcaagttgtgaattgtgttgtgaagtaaatgtggaaaagagaaaaggtttatgatattgtctcccttgtcaggatgttattacttttgatgttatctcccttaccgggatgttattgttttgatattgtttcccttgccaggatatggttgttatactattgttcccttgccgggattttattatgattttattgattcccttgcccttattgctttgtgattattgtttgggtaatgaagagtgttaaagcacgaaggatgatgtcgtgcatgatatctatgagagagtgttaatgcacgaagggtgatgacgtgccaaTTTTTGCgaggttaaagcacgaagggtgatgtcttgccgcacgatgtacaattctgtaccatgatatgagtgataatgcacgaaggatcattccgtgccatgtttatatgaggtaaaagcatgaagggtgatgtcgtgccgattttattgattttatggtgaggacgagagtaaaagcaagaagggtgatgcagtgcacttgtcttttatttctgattcttgttgataattgcattttggtgttccttatatttatctGATGTTCTTCTATTATTACTTGatgttccccgcaacatgtttctccctcttatccttaactgtacattttTGCCTTTATTTTCCGGTGTATATGATTTTGTTAGACCCTGTGCGTCCACCAAACTGTATAGAGAAACGAGTTCTCTATGTGTTTCTTCTAAAAATACTGATGAACCAAACTATATAGGGATCTGGTCTTATATCAGTTTGGTACAATGCTAATTTTGTGTGAATCCACCAAaccgtagagtacctggtcctttgTGGGGTTCTGCTGTGAATGCTAGTAAAGCTGTATGTAAATAAGGCcgaggatttttacgtgaaaaaatcccacACATGGGGataaaaaaatcacgacctacaccggtaggcttttaacttcactaacttgcaaactccctattataagccactttacaataaccttattgcaaagacttcaactaacttatgatgctctcatcacaagccactctataatTATCCTAGTTATAAAGAATTTGACTAACTTGTGGTatttccaccacaagccactttgtcacactatagttacaaaggctttgactaacttgtgatgtttccaccacaagccactttgtcacactacggttacaaaggcttttgcttatgattatccctagtcacaacataaactcagaagtttatgaattttggtttgttcctaagacaacgcttctaagaaagtaaactaggaattacaatgaagaacacaTAACAAAGACCCAacaacctaaggacttaagatatcttcgatcttggatcaggtccttgaggttgcaacagctttgttcttgagagaggttcttgagcacttgagagaattTTCGTTTTCTGTATTTTCAAGTATTGAACTAGAATCTTGTGCCTTGCATGAGGTTTATACTACACACGACATTACCTTAGTGATGTCCAATCTCAATGgaaagtgactgttgcactgtctgtTGCTCTATGTGCTACACTGTTGCAGGTAGTCACTTTCTGTAGTTACTTTCCAGCTGTAGTTGACTttgtacttctgttagagaaccctaaaggaccaggtccctgttgtgttcctctttgtacagtTGTGATCAGTCACTCAGATgcgttccagctgtatagttgacttgtacttctgtcagagaagcATCAAGGGATCAGGTTCCTGATCTGGTTCTTGTGCACACTGCCTAGATTGTCTTGAGTTGAGTAACTTGAATTATGCTTTGTATAGACTCATTGTAggtacaccttgatcacatcGCTTGAAGTGATatgagcactttagttggtcagagaatgagtgggcgaTGAAAATAGTACAGTGCGGCAGAATCTTCGTTTCCAGATGTGTCCAACTGACTTTATATTGTCGTGAAGAACCCACAAaagtatcaggtccttgtttgggttcctacctcctgaagctgtagcaagTTCACATTTGGCTGGAATCCGTTAGATGCAGTGTAATccaagtgagtcaggttccctatctggttcttaacattAAGTTTGTTacatcatcaaaacacaagacaaagatattgaaaacctatcaatttccctttttttgatgatgacaaacttagcatTGAATACGAGAAGTTAGAGTTCAGATAACCAGATTGAATAACAGGATACCATAGGTTCCCCCTGACTTTATTCCCTTACTTACACATGTTTCCTCATATGTTCTCCCTGACTTTTTACTATCATTCTTGGTCTTTTATCTAGATTtgactgcacatgtttatttggtagtttggtcctagccttgtcactacttcgccgaggttaggctaggcacttaccaacacatcgggtcagttgtgctgatactacactctacactgtgtgcagatcccgatgctacagcttttggaccgcagtgagggtgctgtcttcagtccattcaggcgacccgaggtagtcctgcaggcgtccgcaggccttggcgtctccttctatcattccctttctatttttacttattcagagacagattcgtgtatttctattcagactttatttgtagtattcatagatggtccgtgacattgtgacaccaaattctaggtagagttgtaCTTAGACTTCCGCAATTTGTATTAATTTAAATTATCACACTTTATCTTCCGCACTATTGTTGTTATCATTATTTCCGCTGTTTTTGTTATGTTGTTTTGGAATTGCTAAGGGATATAACTGAAAATGGTTAAATAATACtaatcggcttgcctagctttcactagtaggcgccatcacgactcttgagggtgaaaaattcgggtcgtgacagaaagACTCGCACTCCATCCGTCTCATATTATCAGTCGTggttactaaaaatagttgtctctAACTTATTTGTCaatttagaagttcaagacacaatcgattatctttttccttttttacccttaataataattatcctTGAAGACTACAAACCCCTCAattatagataactttgttcaaATACCAATGAAGAAAGATTAAATTTTAAAACATGAATAAGGATAAAATATTCAAAATCCCATCCTAATTAAGTTTTCTTAAAGGACGTGTATAAGAAAATCGTAACAATTAATATGAGACGGAGGAAGTACAAATTAAGGAGAACAAATGCTACAACTGCAGTCCCAATTAGGATGTTTAATTATCGGTATCTAAATCTAACACCAAATAATTTGACAGCTTAGCCGTCAAACACCCACCCCAAATCATAAATTAATCTTCCCTGTATATAATTCGACCAGAGGCATATCTAGTGTAGAAGCTATAGTTTAATTACACCCATAGTTTTCATTCATATCCTATATTTTTGcctaaaaaattattaaatatatataaataataaattttaaacCATTAAATTAGATGATCTaaacccataaaatttaaatcctgAATTCCTCTCTAAATTCAACTTAAGTTCTGAAAAAAGTATAGGCAGTTGGGTTGGGACCGATAGTTATGGGAATTTAAATCGTGCCAAGCATGAATGTGTTTTCGATTTACGACTTCAATCACACGCAATCTCTTATCCGTTCTTGAACTACTACTCCCCATGCAACTTGGCAATAAACAAATTAAATCTGTTCTGTGCGCAAATAGTGACTAATTAGAGAATAATATTAATTATACCTTCCTGCAGTAATCTCTGTAGTTTTGCTCCTCTCTTGCGTTAATTaacacaacaataacaatccACTAAAATTCTACAAGTGAAGTCTGGGGAGGGTATGTACGTTGACTCTACTCCAGAGGAATAGGTAAGTTATTTCtaatagaccctcgactcaagaatTCACTAAAAagtatcaaaatataaaaattaaatacacgaAAAAGTCAAAGAGATTCAACATATAGTATATATGCATAAAACAATTTATTTATACCTAGCAAAACATATAATATTTCGGTGAAAAGGTGTAACGGACGACCCTTGGTTAAACGTGGCTCCGCGACTGGTCTGGTTCAAACCTTCCAGCAAAGGCAGAGCTAAAATTTAAAGTTTATGAGTTCGAGATTCTAATATTTTTAAGTAActaggttctaaattaataatttatacatattcaataaatttcttaatataaatattaGGTTTCGATCAAAATTATTGGGATTACCTGAACCGGTAACCTATATACTAGCTCCGCCCTGTAACCCAGCTTTAATTGATATCCCCAAATACAAACAAGTTTTCCCTTCTCAAGTTCAaattgtaaataaataaatatatatatatatatatatatatataagtggttTAGATCTAATTAATAGTAATAAATTACACTACATTTACAaccttgtttggatggttgttatgtaTCGTTTCATAATGCATCGTATAATATTATAGTGTACTGTATTGTTTTGATatatacaatgtttggatagattacATTGTTTTTTGTCGTTTCATGGTAtcatatgaagaataaacttgtaatatgataaagaaaaaaaataaggtacggggtaaaattattatataaaaaagtagaataaaagataaaatataattatttaataatatcgAAGGgcaaaatgagaaaagaaaaaaaagggaacgACACGACCACACCAAATCAGTCGTTCCATAAAGTAACACTTTTGATCGTTTTATAACGAcgaatttaacgatacgatacaataaaatttatataacaATCAAAATAAACATCGTATTttaagtaacaatacgatacattaCAATGAGTAACATAAGTTGTTAGGTGTAAAGTTTTGTTtttactaaaaaaagaaaaatgaactcCATGCAGATTTTGACCGTTTGTGTATATAGACATGCGTTATCCTCATCAGATCAGTTCAAAAGAGAGTAGCATGAGAAATGTGAGTTGTTAAATGTAGATTTCCTAACTAAGATTTTAGGTGCGATTTAGTCGAGGCGGCAGTTAGTTTAGTATATTTGTACAAATTAATTAAGGGATAATATTTCTGCAGTTTAATTAATGAATTAAACAAACAGATAAATACGTAGGCATATATAACATGCGTATAGTGAGAGATAACAGCAAATACGTTACCGGGAATATTACAATGTTGTTATCGTTCGACGGAGATTCCAAGCTGATTGTTAGCTGCCGGCGCCGGAGTTGCTGAATTACCGGCGATTGTTCTTACTTGTAACGAAATGAAATACAGAAAGCAACGCCATGAGACGGCGGCGGTGTTTATCGGACTTCCGATCGTTTTACTATTCCGTCGACGCCGTCGCATTTACCACCTCCTCCCTTTCCTCTCAGCTTTATCCGGCGCTCTTCTCCTTTTATTTACGCTTCTCTCTTACCTTTCTCCTCCTATTAATAGCCGCCATCGTCACTTTATCAGCCGCAGCTCGGTGAGAACCATGAAATGTTATTTACGTTACAAATGACGTTCTCTGTTTTCGTACTTCTACGCCCAATGGTTTTGTAACTGTTCTGTGTTGTTTTTCTAGTTTAATAACGGAACGGAGTTTCGAAAGAAGCTTCTAGAAGAACAGGTGTTTCGGGTTCCGGTGAGTGAACGCTACAGCTTTAATTTCACATTTCATTGCTGGGTGGTTATATCATGagtttgtttgtttgatttttcgtGTGGGATTTGAATGTGTATAGATGGGTGGAGGGAGCTTAAGCAGCCGAGACCTGTGGAATTCGAAGAAATCGAATTTCTACCATGGTTGCAGTGTTGCCACTGACCAGTTTCCAAGTAACCATTCCTTTATATGTTTCCAATTGATTTCACATTTTGTTCATTAATTGCTAATGGGACCCGGGGGAGGGgggagtattttttttttgtttaaacatttctttttttaaaaagagTTTTCTAGCGATGGTAAAGTTATTTACGCGCGACCAATATGTCACTGGTTCGAGTCTTGGAAGCAGTCATTAATGTTTGCACTAAAATAGAATGTCTAAATCACAACACTAGGGATGCGGCCCTTCCAGGACAAAGTACTTTTTTGTTGTTTAAATATTTCTGTTTCTAAAAGGGAGCCTTGGAGCGGCAATAAAGTTGTCTTCGTGTGACTTATAGGTCACGGGTTTGAGCCGTGGAAGCAGccactaatacttgcattagggtaggttgTCTATATCACACCCCTACGGGTACAACTCTAACCCAAACCTTGCGTGAATGCGGGATGCTTTATGCACAGAGCTGCCCTAAATATTCTTGTTTCTATTTGGTTGATATGGGATCTGTCCAACATTTTGCAGCTGCTGAGGTGAATACACTTCCTAATAGGTACTTGATGATTGCAACAAGTGGAGGCTTGAATCAACAGAGAACAGGGGTACTTCTCTCGTCCCAGTAACTGTTACTGCATTTTTTCACTAATTGAAGGTCAATAACATGGAGAGCACCAGAcagattattttattttatatttattgtgtGCCTGTTCCCCAGCCTAACCTTATTCTGGCTCACTACAATAGTAAATGAGGAAAATGGCTCTTTTCCTGATTTGTTACTTCATCCGGTCCATTTTAGTTGTTTTAGTTACTAAAAATAACTGATCCGAAATACTTGTCACTTTAAACAATCCAGATATAATCAATTGGAGTATTTTTTTTTCCATTTCGTCCTTTGCATTAATTGGACTTCAAAGTAAAAATCATTGATTGCATAGCATAGAAAATCTAAATGTGGAGTAAATAAGGGTATGGTAATCAGAAAGCTCATCACCTCAAGGGACTTTTAGGGGCGTGTAAAAGTGAAACATGACAACTAAAATGGACCGAAGGGAGAACTATTTTGCAAGAAATGCTATCTTTGCCATTTCAGTGAGATCTTCCAGTATTTAAATTCTTAGTTACAGGTGCATCATTGCCTTTTGAATATACATACTTGCTCCTAGTAACAATTTTTTCAGCTGTTAAGAAATAACAAAGCAAAACTCCCAAGTCCCCAAGGTTTTCCTACCGCAGATTAAACCATGAACCATAACATCACTTGGACTAATGACATGGTGCATGTTCGTATAAATTCTTCTCGTTACTTCCAGCTACAGAGGCATTGTTTAAGTTGTTTCTCATGAATAATATTAGGTCTATTCCCTAAGGCTACCTTGTCCCAAGTTTTAGCTATTACCTAAGATAAATTTACCTCATTTTAAGTGTTCTTCCTTTGACCTGGCTGAACTAGTTAGCAACATTGATCTGATGCATATAATCACCTGCAAATAGAAGAAAATGGATAGCCACTTATTTCCCTTTTCATGATCCTCTTGTCTTTTAGGGATGAATCTAGTTTTTATTGGTCATCGCACATTTATCATATAAGTGATATTGCATCAGTTCTTGAAATGATATTTAATCTGCTCATGCATGTTAATGGATATTACCCTATGAGCAGATCATGTTTAGCCTggaattcttttctttttccgttACATTTAAGAGACTGTTGAAATGATGCGAGTTTGAAGCTGTTTTCTTGCTGAATGCAGATTATTGATGCTGTTGTTGCAGCTCATATCTTGAATGCCATCCTTGTAATTCCGAAGCTGGACCAAGAATCTTATTGGAACGACTCAAGGTTTTACTTGATGTGATTTGTACTTGGATGCATTTTTTGAGCAATCTCTGTGTCGTTTAGTGATTTCAAATCTTAGGGACTAATCTATTCCTTTTGTGCAGTGACTTCTCCGAAATTTTTGATGTCAACTGGTTTATTTCATACCTATCAAAAGATGTCAAAATTATTAAGGATCTCCCAAGAATGGGAAATAAACTCATAAAACCGCATACAACACGTGTTCCAAGGAAGTGCAACGCTAAGTGTTATCAGACTCGTATCCAGCCCATTTTAGTTAAAAAACACGTAAGTCAGTCTACATCAATAAGAATTACTTCACTGTGTTTGACTTGTGTGTTGTATCTTAACATGATGTAACTCCTTGACAAAGAAATTTTTGCAAGTTTATATGCAGACTCTCTAAGCTGTTAGTAGCCTGTTTTTCTTGTTGAATTGTATGTGTATGTCCGGACTCTTTTGAAATTCAATATTTTTGTCCAGACCAGACTGATGCAGATCAATATCATGGAAATGAATTGGCTATCCTTATAACACCAGTTTAACTTAATTATTTCCTAGAAGTTTTAACTTTAAATACAGAGCCGAAGTCTGTTGATCACACTTGAACTTAAAGTTTGATGCTCAACTCTCCAACTGCTTTGTAATAATAACTACAAAATATTGGGAGATAAGAGTTGGTACTCTGATTTTGAAGAGTTCTCGTTGCTGATGCAGGCTGTTCAGTTAACAAAATTTGATTACAGACTCTCCAATCGTTTGGATACAGAGCTACAGAAGCTGAGATGTAGAATCAACTATCATGCATTGAAGTTTACTGATCCCATAATTGAAATGGGAAAAAAATTGGTTGAAAGGATAAGAAAGAAAAGCAAGCATTTCCTTGCGCTACATCTAAGGTAATGCGCTTATTTGATACTTCCACAAGATTTTTCTGGTCATTATTTTTTCTTACTTAACAATCAATATAAACAGATATCCAGACTATCTGAACTCTATTATGATTTTTTTATTCTCTACATACGGTGAATGTAATGCTAAAGCTCACTCTTATTGCTGCTGCACATATTCAGTTTTGTCAAACTAGAATACCTATATTGTGTGCTATATTTGAATTCAACGTATCATTTACGGACTTAAAAGTTGATCATTTTATTGTAGATTATGGACTTATCCATGTCACTACTAATGTGCTAGCTGAAGTTTTATTTTCGTATGAAAGGTTTGAATCAGATATGCTAGCATTCTCAGGATGCTATTATGGTGGAGGAGAAAAGGAAAGGCTAGAACTGGGTAAAATACGAAAGAGGTGGAAGACGTTACATGTAAGTCACTACCTATTACAGTAACTGTCAGTATTTACATTGCTCCTACTACTTGCATTAAACATGTTGTTGCTTCTTTGGCATAAAATCCAGTCAAGAAATCCAGATAAAGAAAGAAGGAATGGAAAATGTCCTCTAACTCCTGAGGAAGTCGGTCTTATGCTTAGAGCACTTGGTTTTGGTAATGATGTTCATATTTATATCGCATCAGGGGAAATCTATGGGGGTGACGAGACATTGGCTCCTCTTAAGGCTTTCTTTCCAAATTTTTACACCAAAGAGACACTTGCCAGCAAGGAGGAGCTGGCACCATTCTCTTCCTTTTCTTCCAGAATGGCTGCTTTGGATTTCATTGTTTGCGATGAGAGTGATGTTTTTGTATCAAATAACAATGGCAATATGGCAAGAATGCTTGCTGGACGAAGGTACGCACTTGCTGTTTTATACTTGAAAGTGTTGTCAAACCTTCGGTTAGAGTTACAAACATACATACAGGGGGTAGAGCTAGAATTTTGAGTTTATGAGTTCTGAATTTTAAAATAGACAACTTAGTAGTTCTAAATAAATTATTTATGCATGTTAAATGAATTTTTTATCACAAATATAGGATGGACTAAAGCTATTGAGTTCTGCCGAACTTGTACGCAGGCTTGTGGCCTCGCCCCTGCTTACGGAAATCTTTTTCATGTTGCAGGAGATATTTTGGTCACAAGCCAACTATCCGTCCAAATGCTAAGAAGCTAAATAAGTTGTTTATGGATCGAAATAACATGACGTGGGAAGAGTTTGCCTCGCATGTTCAAAATTATCAAATAGGTTTCATGGGAGATCCAATGGAGGTAAAGCAAGGGAGGGGTGAATTTCATGAAAATCCATCAGCATGCATTTGTGAAAATTCCAATGTCAAGGATAGAGAAGATATAACTATTCCTGGAAATTTTGCAATGAATTTTGATAAGGGCACTGATTCTGCTGATGATAGTGCTAGGAGATCTTTTGGTGAAGTGATTGATGGTCACATTAGTGAAGATGAGCAAGATTTGTTTGATACAACAGATTATATGGAGAATGAAGTTGATCAGGGAAGAGCATTACCTAAAGAAATGAAGGCAGACTCTAGCCAACTTTTCTTTAAAACAGAACAACCAGAATTGGAAGAGATGTTCTCAGATTAAAGAGTAGTTGCAAGCTTGTATTGAGAAGAAAAATTGTGGCACAAACAAGTTCTATCTTGTGACGAACTTTTAGAAATTCGCTCGTTGTGACTGTTGGCTTCAATTGATTGATACAAACATGATGTCTACGGGTAGAAAATTTGTATATAACGCCAGCTGAAGATCATCGATATCTTGTTTCTCCATTTTTGCTAGTCAAGGTGCAGTATTAAGGGCAGGAGGTTCGCGTTACACTTGTACAGCACATGTTGGAGGACAAATATTATACAGATTTATTCTTGGAATATGGAGGAAACCATAATTGGACGACTGTGAAGAGGATGGATCATTGGATATGGAAAGAAATGCTTTGAGGTTTGTTCTGTTGGCATATTCTGTTTTAAATTCTTTTTTACTTCTGTTTTCTTTAAAATggaaggaggaaacaaatgaattGTATAGTGCTACTCCAGAAGAGTGTATTCTGATTCTGATGATAATGTTGAAGGAACTGTTGATTCTTATGTTGGGCTTTAGAAGAATATTACAGAAGAAAACATTGACAAAAACATGCAAACTCTGTAAATGCATATTAAAAAGGGGAAAACAAgaaaacacacacacaaaaaactCCTATAAATTGGGCATTAGAAGTACAATTTCCTTCATTATTAGcagggagaaattaaaaaatagctaaatttacgagtggtcattcaaaaatagtcacggtttcaaaagtaatagaaatttagccacttttcatgtaaagataaatctgaacgaaaacactgttcaaaattcggaaaaatactccagtataatatactgaaatgccagcataagtatactggaactccagtataatatactg from Nicotiana sylvestris chromosome 12, ASM39365v2, whole genome shotgun sequence encodes the following:
- the LOC104219459 gene encoding O-fucosyltransferase 6-like encodes the protein MKYRKQRHETAAVFIGLPIVLLFRRRRRIYHLLPFLSALSGALLLLFTLLSYLSPPINSRHRHFISRSSFNNGTEFRKKLLEEQVFRVPMGGGSLSSRDLWNSKKSNFYHGCSVATDQFPTAEVNTLPNRYLMIATSGGLNQQRTGIIDAVVAAHILNAILVIPKLDQESYWNDSSDFSEIFDVNWFISYLSKDVKIIKDLPRMGNKLIKPHTTRVPRKCNAKCYQTRIQPILVKKHAVQLTKFDYRLSNRLDTELQKLRCRINYHALKFTDPIIEMGKKLVERIRKKSKHFLALHLRFESDMLAFSGCYYGGGEKERLELGKIRKRWKTLHSRNPDKERRNGKCPLTPEEVGLMLRALGFGNDVHIYIASGEIYGGDETLAPLKAFFPNFYTKETLASKEELAPFSSFSSRMAALDFIVCDESDVFVSNNNGNMARMLAGRRRYFGHKPTIRPNAKKLNKLFMDRNNMTWEEFASHVQNYQIGFMGDPMEVKQGRGEFHENPSACICENSNVKDREDITIPGNFAMNFDKGTDSADDSARRSFGEVIDGHISEDEQDLFDTTDYMENEVDQGRALPKEMKADSSQLFFKTEQPELEEMFSD